The Klebsiella sp. RHBSTW-00484 genome includes a window with the following:
- a CDS encoding phage holin family protein, with protein sequence MSDPVSGTSLVVAGGLMGAGMFGLVTGIDYGVVFGAFAGAVFYVATAVNITRFRLAAYFMTSFIVGVLGAGLIGTKLASWTGYSERPLDALGAVLISALIIKILTFLNNQELTDLYKILTRHNNERPNGK encoded by the coding sequence ATGTCTGATCCTGTTTCCGGTACATCGCTAGTTGTTGCTGGTGGATTAATGGGAGCTGGTATGTTTGGGTTGGTAACAGGTATTGATTATGGCGTTGTTTTTGGGGCTTTTGCTGGTGCGGTATTTTATGTGGCAACTGCGGTAAATATTACCCGCTTTCGATTGGCCGCTTATTTCATGACTTCCTTTATTGTTGGTGTCCTGGGAGCCGGGTTAATCGGGACGAAACTGGCATCCTGGACAGGGTATAGTGAAAGGCCATTAGACGCGCTGGGCGCGGTGCTGATATCTGCACTTATTATTAAGATCCTCACGTTTCTGAATAATCAAGAACTGACCGATTTGTACAAAATATTAACCCGGCATAATAATGAGCGTCCGAATGGAAAATAA
- a CDS encoding transcriptional antitermination N peptide has product MSRRTAFKGSAAGRRRERRAHLQNPETLTADVLHRPTPGRAQIQAKGVHHTPDSIDNAAPIKFIAQDVIWQREEYKRQIERAAIIYQQEFGHKYIESADYLCHRAIYALGLQKRKKITAR; this is encoded by the coding sequence ATGTCCCGTCGAACCGCGTTTAAGGGTTCTGCAGCAGGCCGACGCCGTGAACGTCGCGCGCACTTGCAAAATCCTGAAACCCTCACTGCAGACGTCCTGCATCGACCGACGCCTGGTCGCGCTCAGATTCAGGCCAAAGGAGTACATCATACGCCGGACTCTATTGATAACGCTGCGCCTATAAAATTTATTGCTCAGGATGTCATCTGGCAACGCGAAGAATACAAACGCCAAATTGAGCGAGCGGCAATTATTTATCAACAAGAGTTCGGGCATAAATATATAGAATCCGCTGATTATCTTTGCCATCGGGCGATCTATGCACTTGGTTTACAAAAAAGAAAGAAAATAACGGCGAGGTAA
- a CDS encoding S24 family peptidase — protein MDKYEIRRQRLLYIRDNLCGGKAVDVARTIGREPSYVSRMLYPEGKKQKKRIADEMVELIESSFNLPRGWMDGITGSIDSVSERVENSPQIQYVIEVLDAQASAGPGCIVSSEVDETVSSITYDSVGALRLFGNRPAEHIKVITVSGDSMSGTIETGDYIFIDVSKDYFEGDGIYVFSFKGAVLVKRLQFTADGLLVHSDNSKYADWTIGESHEQYLKIIGRVIYSHSVKRFV, from the coding sequence ATGGACAAATACGAAATCCGGCGGCAACGCCTGCTCTATATCCGCGATAATTTATGTGGCGGAAAAGCCGTTGATGTGGCCCGAACCATTGGTCGGGAGCCTTCTTATGTCTCACGGATGCTCTACCCCGAAGGTAAGAAGCAAAAGAAAAGGATAGCTGACGAGATGGTCGAACTTATTGAATCTTCATTCAATCTGCCGCGTGGATGGATGGACGGTATTACCGGGAGTATTGATAGCGTGAGCGAACGAGTGGAAAATTCACCACAGATACAATACGTTATTGAAGTTCTGGATGCACAAGCCAGCGCCGGACCCGGTTGCATTGTCTCAAGTGAAGTTGATGAAACCGTCAGCAGTATCACCTATGACTCCGTCGGCGCGCTCAGGCTTTTTGGTAACCGGCCCGCAGAGCATATCAAAGTGATCACGGTATCCGGCGATAGCATGTCAGGCACGATTGAAACTGGCGATTACATCTTTATTGATGTATCGAAAGATTACTTCGAAGGTGACGGCATCTATGTCTTCTCATTTAAAGGCGCGGTGCTGGTAAAACGTCTCCAGTTCACTGCCGATGGCCTGCTTGTGCATTCAGATAACAGCAAATATGCCGACTGGACGATTGGCGAAAGCCATGAACAATATCTGAAAATTATCGGCCGCGTTATCTATAGCCACAGCGTTAAACGCTTCGTGTAA
- the nifJ gene encoding pyruvate:ferredoxin (flavodoxin) oxidoreductase, which yields MITIDGNGAAASVAFRTSEVIAIYPITPSSTMAEQADAWAGNGLKNVWGDVPRVVEMQSEAGAIGAVHGALQTGALSTSFTSSQGLLLMIPTLYKLAGQLMPFVLHVAARTVATHALSIFGDHSDVMAVRQTGCAMLCASSVQEAQDFALISHIATLQSRVPFIHFFDGFRTSHEINKIAPLADDTLRSLLPQDKIDEHRQRALNPEHPVIRGTSANPDTYFQSREATNPWYDAVYDHVETAMNDFAATTGRQYKPFEFYGHPQAERVIVIMGSAIGTCEEVVEELLSRGEKVGVLKVRLYRPFSAAHLLEVLPESARAVAVLDRTKEPGAQAEPLYLDVMTALAEAFNRGERETLPRTIGGRYGLSSKEFGPECVLAIFNELSAAKPKPRFTVGIYDDVTNLSLPLVENTLPSEAKLEALFYGLGSDGSVSATKNNIKIIGNSTPWFSQGYFVYDSKKAGGLTVSHLRVSEKPIRSSYLISQADFVGCHQLQFIDKYQMVERLKPGGIFLLNTPYSADEAWSRLPQEVQATLNQKKARFYIVNAAKIARECSLGARINTVMQMAFFHLTQILPGDSALAELQGAIAKSYSSKGQELVERNWQALAMARESLAEVPLQPVDGNSPNRPPVVSDAAPDFVKTVTAAMLAGLGDALPVSALPPDGTWPMGTTRWEKRNIAEEIPIWKEELCTQCNHCVAACPHSAIRAKVISPEAMENAPASLHSLDVKSRDMRGQKYVLQVAPEDCTGCNLCVEVCPAKDRQNPEIKAINMMSRLEHVEEEKVNYDYFLNLPEIDRSKLERIDIRTSQLISPLFEYSGACSGCGETPYIKLLTQLYGDRMLIANATGCSSIYGGNLPSTPYTTDANGRGPAWANSLFEDNAEFGLGFRLTVDQHRQRVMRLLSEFSGKLPAELNDALHAEATPEVRREQVAELRKVLANEAGAKELLTDADALVEKSIWLIGGDGWAYDIGFGGLDHVLSLTENVNILVLDTQCYSNTGGQASKATPLGAVTKFGEHGKRKARKDLGVSMMMYGHVYVAQISLGAQLNQTVKAIQEAEAYPGPSLIIAYSPCEEHGYDLALSHDQMRQLTATGFWPLYRFDPRRADEGKLPLALDSRPPSDALAETLLNEQRFRRLNAQQPEVAEQLWKDATKDLQKRYDFLAQLAGKAEKPATES from the coding sequence ATGATCACTATCGACGGTAATGGCGCGGCCGCCTCAGTCGCGTTTCGCACCAGTGAAGTTATCGCCATCTACCCGATTACGCCCAGCTCCACGATGGCGGAGCAGGCGGACGCCTGGGCTGGCAACGGGCTGAAAAACGTCTGGGGCGACGTTCCCCGCGTCGTCGAAATGCAGTCAGAAGCCGGGGCAATTGGTGCCGTACACGGGGCGCTGCAAACCGGCGCCCTCTCGACCTCTTTTACTTCATCGCAGGGTTTACTGCTGATGATCCCGACGCTGTACAAACTGGCAGGCCAACTGATGCCGTTTGTTCTGCACGTCGCTGCCCGTACCGTGGCAACCCACGCGCTCTCTATCTTCGGCGATCACTCTGATGTAATGGCTGTGCGCCAGACCGGCTGCGCGATGCTCTGCGCCAGCAGCGTCCAGGAAGCGCAGGATTTTGCCCTGATTTCGCATATCGCCACGCTGCAAAGCCGGGTGCCATTTATTCATTTCTTCGATGGTTTTCGCACCTCGCACGAAATCAATAAAATCGCCCCGCTGGCCGACGATACCCTTCGTAGCCTGCTGCCGCAGGATAAAATTGACGAACATCGCCAGCGCGCGCTGAATCCGGAACATCCGGTGATCCGCGGTACCTCCGCTAACCCGGATACTTACTTCCAGTCCCGCGAAGCAACTAACCCGTGGTACGACGCGGTTTACGATCATGTCGAAACCGCCATGAACGATTTCGCCGCCACCACCGGACGCCAGTACAAGCCGTTTGAGTTCTACGGCCATCCGCAGGCAGAACGCGTCATTGTGATCATGGGCTCGGCCATTGGTACCTGTGAAGAAGTGGTTGAAGAACTGCTGAGCCGCGGCGAAAAAGTCGGCGTGCTGAAAGTTCGTCTTTACCGCCCCTTCTCTGCCGCTCATCTGTTGGAAGTCCTGCCGGAAAGCGCCCGCGCCGTGGCGGTACTGGACCGCACTAAGGAGCCTGGGGCTCAGGCGGAACCGCTGTATCTCGACGTGATGACCGCCCTGGCGGAAGCCTTTAACCGCGGCGAGCGCGAAACTCTGCCGCGCACCATCGGCGGTCGTTATGGACTGTCCTCCAAAGAGTTCGGCCCAGAGTGCGTACTGGCGATCTTCAACGAACTGAGCGCCGCCAAACCGAAACCGCGCTTCACCGTCGGCATCTACGACGATGTCACCAACCTTTCCCTGCCGCTGGTGGAAAATACCCTGCCGTCGGAAGCCAAGCTGGAAGCGTTGTTCTACGGTCTCGGCAGCGACGGCAGCGTCTCGGCCACCAAAAATAATATCAAGATTATCGGCAACTCAACGCCGTGGTTCTCGCAGGGCTATTTCGTCTATGACTCAAAAAAGGCCGGCGGCCTGACGGTTTCACACCTGCGCGTTAGCGAGAAGCCGATTCGTTCTTCTTATCTGATTTCACAGGCGGACTTCGTCGGCTGTCATCAGCTCCAGTTTATCGACAAGTATCAGATGGTCGAGCGTCTGAAGCCTGGCGGCATTTTCCTGCTCAACACACCTTACAGCGCTGATGAAGCCTGGTCTCGTCTGCCGCAGGAAGTGCAGGCGACGTTGAATCAGAAAAAAGCACGGTTCTATATTGTCAATGCGGCAAAAATCGCCCGCGAATGCAGCCTCGGCGCGCGTATTAACACCGTTATGCAGATGGCGTTTTTCCATCTGACGCAAATTCTGCCGGGCGATAGCGCGCTGGCGGAATTGCAGGGCGCTATCGCCAAAAGCTACAGCAGCAAAGGTCAGGAACTGGTCGAACGCAACTGGCAGGCGCTGGCGATGGCCCGCGAGTCGCTGGCGGAAGTGCCGTTGCAGCCAGTCGATGGCAACAGCCCGAATCGCCCGCCGGTGGTGTCCGATGCCGCGCCAGACTTTGTCAAAACGGTGACCGCCGCGATGCTGGCCGGACTCGGCGATGCGCTGCCGGTTTCCGCTCTACCACCGGATGGCACCTGGCCGATGGGCACTACCCGTTGGGAAAAACGCAACATCGCCGAAGAGATCCCGATCTGGAAAGAGGAGCTTTGTACTCAGTGTAACCACTGCGTCGCCGCCTGCCCACACTCGGCTATTCGCGCTAAAGTTATCTCCCCGGAAGCGATGGAAAACGCTCCGGCCAGCCTGCACTCTCTGGATGTGAAGTCCCGCGATATGCGCGGGCAGAAATATGTATTGCAGGTGGCGCCGGAAGATTGCACCGGTTGTAATCTCTGCGTCGAAGTGTGCCCGGCAAAAGACCGGCAAAACCCGGAAATCAAGGCCATCAATATGATGTCGCGCCTTGAGCATGTTGAAGAAGAGAAAGTGAATTATGACTACTTCCTCAACCTGCCGGAAATTGACCGCAGCAAGCTGGAACGTATTGATATCCGAACGTCACAGCTGATTAGCCCGCTGTTCGAATACTCCGGGGCCTGCTCCGGCTGCGGCGAAACGCCGTATATCAAACTGCTGACTCAGCTGTACGGCGATCGGATGTTAATCGCCAACGCTACGGGCTGTTCATCTATCTATGGCGGCAACCTGCCCTCCACACCGTACACCACCGATGCCAACGGTCGCGGCCCAGCGTGGGCCAACTCGTTGTTCGAGGATAACGCCGAATTTGGCTTAGGCTTCCGCCTTACCGTCGATCAGCATCGTCAGCGCGTGATGCGTCTGCTATCAGAGTTTTCCGGTAAGCTTCCGGCGGAGCTGAACGACGCGCTGCATGCAGAAGCAACGCCTGAGGTGCGCCGTGAACAGGTTGCCGAACTGCGTAAGGTTCTGGCAAATGAAGCGGGAGCGAAGGAGCTGTTAACCGACGCCGATGCGCTGGTGGAGAAATCAATCTGGCTGATTGGTGGCGACGGCTGGGCCTATGATATCGGCTTTGGCGGTCTCGACCACGTGCTGAGCCTGACCGAAAACGTCAATATTCTGGTGCTCGATACCCAATGCTACTCCAATACCGGCGGCCAGGCCTCGAAGGCTACCCCACTGGGCGCGGTCACTAAGTTTGGTGAGCACGGCAAGCGCAAAGCGCGTAAAGATCTCGGCGTGAGCATGATGATGTACGGCCATGTGTACGTCGCACAGATTTCTCTGGGTGCCCAGCTTAACCAGACGGTAAAAGCGATTCAGGAAGCAGAGGCTTATCCGGGACCGTCGCTGATTATCGCCTACAGTCCTTGCGAGGAGCATGGTTACGATTTGGCCCTGAGCCACGATCAGATGCGTCAACTGACCGCTACCGGATTCTGGCCGCTGTACCGCTTCGACCCGCGTCGCGCCGATGAAGGCAAACTCCCGCTGGCGCTGGATTCTCGGCCACCGTCAGACGCGTTAGCAGAAACGTTGCTTAACGAGCAGCGCTTCCGTCGCCTGAATGCACAGCAGCCGGAAGTGGCGGAGCAGTTGTGGAAGGATGCAACGAAAGATCTGCAAAAACGCTACGACTTCCTCGCGCAGTTGGCCGGTAAGGCGGAAAAACCAGCGACTGAAAGTTAA
- the ompC gene encoding porin OmpC yields the protein MKRKVLALVIPALLAAGAAHSAEIYNKDGNKLDLYGKVDGLHYFSDDSSKNGDQSYVRLGFKGETQINDQLTGYGQWEYNVQANNTEGTDNQSWTRLAFAGLKFANYGSFDYGRNYGVLYDVEGWTDMLPEFGGDSYSQADNFMAGRANGVATYRNNDFFGLVNGLNFALQYQGKNENAGSGEGTNNGDRSVRNANGDGFGLSTSYDFGMGISAAAAYTSSDRTNDQMTQTTAGGDKAEAWTTGLKYDANNIYLATMYSETRNMTPYGNGNGVANKTQNFEVTAQYQFDFGLRPAVSFLMSKGKDLSNTDGDKDLVKYADVGATYYFNRNMSTYVDYKINLLDEDDSFYSNNGISTDDVVALGLVYQF from the coding sequence ATGAAAAGAAAAGTACTGGCCCTCGTTATCCCGGCATTATTAGCTGCTGGCGCGGCTCATTCCGCTGAGATTTATAATAAAGACGGAAATAAACTGGACCTCTACGGCAAGGTAGACGGTCTGCATTATTTCTCTGATGACTCTTCTAAAAATGGCGATCAGTCTTACGTTCGTCTTGGCTTCAAAGGCGAAACCCAGATTAACGATCAACTGACCGGTTACGGCCAGTGGGAATACAACGTCCAGGCGAACAACACCGAAGGGACTGACAACCAGTCCTGGACCCGTCTGGCGTTTGCTGGTCTGAAATTCGCTAACTACGGTTCATTCGATTACGGCCGTAACTATGGCGTGCTGTACGACGTAGAAGGTTGGACCGATATGCTGCCAGAGTTCGGTGGCGACTCCTACTCTCAGGCTGACAACTTCATGGCTGGCCGCGCCAACGGCGTAGCAACCTACCGTAACAATGACTTCTTCGGTCTGGTTAACGGTCTGAACTTTGCCCTGCAGTATCAGGGTAAAAACGAAAACGCCGGTAGCGGCGAAGGCACCAACAACGGCGACCGCAGCGTGCGCAACGCAAATGGCGACGGCTTTGGTCTGTCTACTTCTTATGATTTCGGTATGGGTATCAGCGCCGCTGCCGCTTACACCTCTTCTGACCGTACCAACGATCAGATGACCCAGACCACTGCTGGTGGCGACAAAGCTGAAGCATGGACGACTGGCCTGAAATATGATGCCAACAACATCTATCTAGCAACCATGTATTCAGAAACTCGCAACATGACTCCGTACGGCAACGGTAACGGCGTCGCGAACAAAACGCAGAACTTTGAAGTGACCGCTCAGTATCAGTTCGACTTCGGTCTGCGCCCGGCTGTTTCTTTCCTGATGTCTAAAGGTAAAGACCTGAGCAATACCGATGGCGACAAAGACCTGGTGAAATATGCTGATGTCGGCGCAACCTATTACTTCAACCGTAATATGTCTACCTACGTTGATTACAAAATCAACCTGCTGGATGAAGACGATAGCTTCTATTCTAACAACGGCATCTCTACTGATGACGTTGTAGCATTGGGCCTGGTTTACCAGTTCTAA
- a CDS encoding KTSC domain-containing protein yields MNHQPVKSSRITSVAYDESSGILEIRFRDNQTLQYIGVPSRIYRNFLQVVSKGRFYDGVIKGKFTERRCA; encoded by the coding sequence ATGAATCATCAGCCCGTAAAATCTTCCCGAATCACCTCCGTCGCCTACGACGAGTCCTCTGGCATTCTTGAAATACGCTTTCGCGATAACCAAACGCTGCAGTATATCGGTGTCCCGTCGCGTATTTACCGTAATTTCCTGCAAGTTGTTTCTAAAGGTCGTTTTTACGATGGCGTCATCAAAGGTAAATTTACCGAACGCCGCTGCGCCTGA
- the uspF gene encoding universal stress protein UspF, whose amino-acid sequence MNRMILVPIDISDTELTDRVIKHVEAEARIDDAEVHFLTVIPSLPYYASLGMAYTAELPAMDDLKAESESRLKEIVSKFNIPEDRIHFHITEGSPKDKILAMAKSLPADLVIISSHRPDITTYLLGSNAAAVVRHAECSVLVVR is encoded by the coding sequence ATGAACAGAATGATTCTTGTGCCCATCGATATTTCCGATACAGAATTAACTGACCGCGTTATCAAGCATGTTGAAGCAGAAGCCAGAATCGATGATGCCGAGGTGCATTTCCTGACCGTCATTCCCTCCCTGCCCTATTACGCTTCGCTGGGAATGGCCTACACCGCTGAGCTACCTGCGATGGATGACCTGAAAGCGGAATCTGAATCGCGGCTGAAGGAAATTGTGAGTAAGTTTAATATCCCGGAAGACCGCATCCATTTCCACATTACGGAAGGTTCGCCGAAGGATAAAATCCTCGCAATGGCGAAATCGCTACCCGCAGACCTGGTGATTATTTCATCGCATCGCCCGGATATTACTACCTATCTGCTGGGTTCTAACGCTGCCGCTGTCGTGCGCCACGCCGAGTGTTCGGTGCTGGTCGTGCGTTAA
- a CDS encoding Bor family protein, protein MKKLMMVVLAAAAISGCAQQSFTVNPGVTIQPQQVTTHHFFVSGIGQAKQIDAAKVCGGADKVVRTEVQQTFVNGLLGFVTLGIYTPREARVYCAK, encoded by the coding sequence ATGAAAAAGTTAATGATGGTAGTTTTAGCCGCAGCCGCTATTTCTGGCTGCGCCCAGCAGAGCTTTACGGTAAATCCTGGCGTTACCATTCAGCCTCAGCAGGTCACCACCCACCACTTCTTTGTTAGCGGAATTGGCCAGGCCAAACAAATCGACGCAGCTAAAGTGTGCGGCGGCGCGGACAAAGTCGTCCGTACCGAAGTTCAACAGACTTTTGTTAATGGCCTGCTGGGTTTCGTGACTCTGGGTATTTATACCCCGCGTGAAGCGCGCGTCTATTGCGCTAAATAA
- the ttcA gene encoding tRNA 2-thiocytidine(32) synthetase TtcA: MLQNQEISKKEKYNIDKLQKRLRRNVGEAIADFNMIEEGDRIMVCLSGGKDSYTMLEILRNLQRSAPISFSLVAVNLDQKQPGFPAHILPEYLEQLGVEYKIVEENTYGIVKEKIPEGKTTCSLCSRLRRGILYRTATELGATKIALGHHRDDILQTLFLNMFYGGKMKGMPPKLMSDDGKHIVIRPLAYCREKDIERFSQAKEFPIIPCNLCGSQPNLQRQVIGDMLRDWDKRYPGRIETMFSAMQNVVPSHLSDTNLFDFKGINHGSAVVDGGDLAFDREEIPMQPAGWQPEEDEAQLDELRLNVVEVK, encoded by the coding sequence ATGCTGCAAAATCAAGAAATTAGCAAGAAAGAAAAATACAACATCGACAAGCTGCAAAAGCGCCTGCGTCGCAACGTCGGTGAGGCAATCGCCGATTTCAATATGATTGAGGAAGGCGACCGTATTATGGTCTGCCTTTCCGGTGGCAAAGACAGCTACACCATGCTGGAAATCTTGCGTAATTTGCAAAGAAGCGCGCCGATTTCCTTCTCGCTGGTCGCGGTAAACCTCGATCAAAAACAGCCGGGCTTCCCAGCGCATATCCTGCCGGAATATCTTGAGCAGTTGGGTGTTGAATACAAAATTGTTGAAGAGAACACCTACGGCATCGTTAAAGAAAAAATCCCGGAAGGCAAAACCACCTGCTCGCTGTGCTCTCGTCTGCGCCGCGGTATCCTTTATCGTACTGCCACGGAGCTGGGCGCGACCAAAATCGCCCTGGGCCACCACCGCGACGACATCTTACAAACGCTGTTCCTCAATATGTTCTACGGTGGGAAGATGAAAGGCATGCCGCCGAAGCTGATGAGCGATGATGGCAAGCATATCGTTATCCGCCCGCTGGCCTACTGCCGCGAAAAAGATATCGAGCGCTTCTCTCAGGCGAAAGAGTTCCCGATCATTCCGTGTAACCTGTGCGGTTCACAGCCTAACCTTCAGCGTCAGGTGATTGGTGATATGCTACGCGACTGGGATAAACGCTATCCGGGACGCATCGAAACGATGTTCAGCGCGATGCAAAACGTGGTGCCATCTCACCTCAGCGATACCAACCTTTTCGACTTTAAAGGGATTAACCACGGTTCGGCGGTGGTTGACGGCGGCGATCTGGCATTCGATCGCGAAGAGATCCCGATGCAGCCTGCGGGCTGGCAACCGGAAGAAGACGAAGCACAGCTAGATGAACTGCGTCTGAACGTGGTGGAAGTTAAATAA
- the dbpA gene encoding ATP-dependent RNA helicase DbpA, which translates to MTAFSTLNVLPAAQLDNLNELGYLSMTPVQAAALPAILAGKDVRVQAKTGSGKTAAFGLGLLQHVDASLFLTQSLVLCPTRELADQVAGELRRLARFLPNIKILTLCGGQPFGAQRDSLQHAPHIIVATPGRLLDHLQKGTVSLDALQTLVMDEADRMLDMGFSDAIDEVIRFAPASRQTLLFSATWPQAIAAISGRVQNNPQTIEIDAVDAIPAIEQQFFETSQHGKIALLQKLLSQHQPASCVVFCNTKKDCQAVCDSLNAAGQSALSLHGDLEQRDRDQTLVRFANGSSRVLVATDVAARGLDIKSLELVVNYELAWDPEVHVHRIGRTARAGESGLAISLCAPEEAQRANILAEMLQIKLNWMNGPATSNIVPLQAEMATLCIDGGKKAKMRAGDVLGALTGDIGLDGADIGKINVHPAHVYVAVRQGVAHKAFKQLQNGKIKGKACRVRLLK; encoded by the coding sequence GTGACCGCTTTTTCTACTCTGAATGTTTTGCCCGCCGCCCAGCTAGATAACCTGAATGAACTGGGATATCTCTCGATGACTCCGGTTCAGGCGGCGGCTTTGCCCGCGATTTTGGCCGGTAAAGATGTGCGCGTGCAGGCGAAAACCGGCAGCGGTAAAACGGCGGCATTTGGCCTCGGATTACTCCAGCACGTTGATGCGTCGCTGTTCCTGACGCAGTCGTTGGTGCTGTGCCCGACGCGTGAACTGGCGGATCAGGTTGCAGGTGAACTGCGCCGTCTGGCACGCTTCCTGCCAAATATTAAAATTTTAACCTTGTGCGGCGGACAGCCTTTTGGCGCGCAGCGTGATTCGCTACAGCATGCGCCGCATATTATCGTTGCCACTCCGGGGCGTTTACTCGATCACCTGCAAAAAGGCACCGTGTCGCTGGATGCCCTGCAAACCCTGGTGATGGATGAGGCAGACCGCATGCTGGATATGGGGTTTAGCGACGCTATTGACGAAGTGATCCGCTTTGCTCCGGCTTCGCGCCAGACGTTGCTGTTTTCTGCCACCTGGCCGCAAGCTATCGCGGCGATTAGCGGTCGTGTGCAGAACAATCCGCAGACCATTGAAATTGATGCCGTTGATGCCATTCCGGCTATCGAACAACAGTTCTTCGAAACTTCGCAACACGGTAAAATCGCGCTGCTGCAAAAGCTACTGAGTCAGCATCAGCCCGCCTCATGCGTGGTGTTCTGTAACACTAAAAAAGATTGTCAGGCTGTTTGCGATTCCCTGAACGCTGCCGGACAAAGTGCATTGTCGCTGCATGGCGATCTTGAACAGCGCGATCGTGACCAGACGCTGGTGCGTTTTGCCAACGGCAGCTCGCGCGTGCTGGTGGCGACAGATGTTGCCGCTCGCGGATTAGATATCAAGTCGCTGGAGCTGGTGGTGAACTACGAACTGGCCTGGGACCCGGAAGTTCACGTGCATCGCATTGGTCGTACTGCCCGTGCCGGTGAAAGTGGCCTGGCAATCAGCCTCTGCGCGCCGGAAGAGGCGCAGCGCGCGAATATTCTCGCGGAAATGCTGCAAATAAAGCTGAACTGGATGAACGGTCCGGCAACTAGCAATATTGTGCCGCTACAGGCGGAAATGGCGACGTTATGTATTGATGGTGGCAAAAAGGCCAAGATGCGCGCGGGCGATGTGTTGGGAGCGTTAACTGGTGATATCGGTCTTGATGGTGCGGACATCGGTAAAATCAACGTCCATCCGGCGCATGTTTACGTTGCCGTTCGTCAGGGCGTGGCGCATAAGGCGTTTAAGCAACTGCAAAACGGTAAAATCAAAGGTAAAGCCTGCCGGGTTCGTCTGCTGAAATAA
- the ynaL gene encoding proline-rich small protein YnaL codes for MRYQPLNSIPGSPEPNDPVPVPDPRPRPHPLPDPPPDDEPIKLSHRKRRSARIRASRLSAL; via the coding sequence ATGCGTTATCAGCCACTGAACTCAATACCTGGCTCACCTGAACCTAACGATCCGGTTCCGGTGCCCGATCCCAGACCGCGACCGCATCCGTTACCTGATCCTCCGCCTGACGATGAACCGATTAAATTGTCGCATCGCAAGCGGAGATCTGCGAGGATACGCGCCAGCAGATTGTCCGCCCTTTAA
- the zntB gene encoding zinc transporter ZntB, translated as MDAIKGSELNVPDAVFAWVFDGQGGVKPLADSDTIDKEHPCWLHLNYTHVDSAEWLASTPLLPNNVRDALSGESTRPRVTRIGDGALITLRCINGSTDERPDQLVAMRLYMDERLIVSTRQRKVLALDDVLGDLREGNGPTDGGSWLVDVCDALTDHASEFIEQLHDRIIDLEDDLLDQQVPPRGFLALLRKQLIVMRRYMAPQRDVYARLASERLPWLTDDQRRRMQDIAERLGRGLDEIDSCIARTAIMSDEIAQIMQESLSRRTYTMSLMAMVFLPSTFLTGLFGVNLGGIPGNSWHMGFSIFCIMLVVLIGGVTWWLHRSKWL; from the coding sequence GTGGACGCCATTAAGGGATCGGAACTGAACGTGCCGGATGCCGTTTTTGCATGGGTATTCGACGGGCAGGGCGGCGTTAAACCGCTGGCCGACAGCGACACCATCGATAAAGAGCATCCTTGCTGGCTGCATCTCAATTATACCCATGTTGATAGTGCGGAATGGCTGGCCTCAACGCCGCTGCTGCCCAATAACGTACGTGATGCGCTATCCGGGGAGAGCACTCGTCCCCGGGTTACGCGGATTGGTGATGGGGCGCTGATCACGCTGCGTTGTATCAACGGCAGTACCGATGAGCGGCCAGACCAGCTGGTGGCAATGCGCCTTTATATGGATGAGCGTTTAATCGTCTCGACCCGGCAGCGTAAAGTCCTGGCGCTGGACGATGTGCTTGGCGATTTACGTGAGGGTAATGGTCCGACAGACGGCGGCAGCTGGCTGGTAGACGTTTGCGATGCTCTGACCGATCACGCGAGCGAGTTTATCGAGCAGCTTCACGACCGCATTATCGATCTGGAAGATGACCTCCTGGATCAGCAGGTGCCGCCGCGCGGTTTTCTGGCGCTGTTGCGTAAACAGCTTATCGTCATGCGCCGCTATATGGCACCGCAGCGGGATGTCTATGCAAGGCTTGCCAGCGAACGTCTGCCGTGGCTAACCGATGACCAGCGGCGGCGGATGCAGGATATTGCCGAGCGCCTGGGACGCGGGCTTGATGAGATTGATAGCTGCATTGCTCGCACGGCGATTATGAGCGATGAGATAGCGCAGATTATGCAGGAGTCGCTATCGCGCAGAACCTACACGATGTCGCTGATGGCGATGGTCTTTCTACCCAGCACCTTTTTAACCGGGCTGTTTGGCGTCAACCTCGGCGGTATTCCAGGCAACAGCTGGCATATGGGTTTTTCTATTTTTTGCATAATGTTAGTTGTTCTCATTGGTGGTGTTACATGGTGGTTGCATCGTAGTAAATGGCTGTAA